The stretch of DNA GGTGGTCGGGTGTCCGTCGGCGAAGCCGTTCGTCAGGGTCGGTCGCAGCGCGTAGTCGACGGTGTTCCCCGGCACGACCGCGCTCGTCAGGTCAGGGGTGTCCGCGGCATCGTGCCCGGGGTCGACGACCACCTTGCCGACGCGGACCAGGTCCTCGGTGAGCACCACGCTGTCGGCCAGCCCGCCGGCGGCGTGCTCGGGGTCCTGCTGGTCGTGCACCCACCCGGGCTGGTGGTCCCCGAAGCGGGCGTGTCCGAAGTCCCGAGCACGGGTCCCGTCGGGAGCCCACTCGGTCGTCACGGTGGAGTACAGGCCGGCGGAGGCACCGCCGGGCAGGTCACCGGTCACGCGGACCGCCCCGACCGCGGCGATCCCGCCCGGGACGTCCGCCGGGTCGTCGTACCAGGGGCCGTCGCCGTCGTCGCACGTGCGCACCTGTCCGGCGGCGGGTGACACCATGTCGTACGCGGCGTACTGCACGTGGGCGGGTGCGAAGCCGCTCGTCCAGGCGGGTGCCCGCCCGCCGACCGCCGTCAGACGCTGCGTGCGACGGTCGAACGTGTCGCACAGGGCCGCGTTGCGGAAGGGCGCGAGCCCGGGGTTCGACATGGTGACGTCACTGCGGAGCCGCGTACCGGCTGTGGCCCACGGATCGCCGTCCTTCGCCGATCCCGCGGCGACGCTCGTGCCGTCGCTGCCGAGACGCCAGAGTCGCTTGCCCGCGGTGCCCGGTCCGAGCTCGACGAGGTTCCGCCGCGCGCTGTTGTCGGCCGTCGGTTCCGTACCGCCCGGGAAGTTCGGCGTCCCGCCGACGGACGTCGTCTGCAGCGGCGTGAAGGTGTTGACTGACTCGACGGACGTCGGGGCGGACGGCGTGGGCATCCACAGCGCGATCCACCCGCTCACGACGTACGGCTTCGCGCCGCCGCTGATCGGGCCGCCGCCGATGTTCCGCCCGGGCATCCGCGCGGCGTCCGTCACGGCGCCGTCGATCGCCACGTCGACGTCCCCGCCCGGCTCCGCCTGCGTGCAGGTGATGGTGCCGGAGTCGGCCACGGCGCGGTCGCCCCCGCCGCGGCCACCCGGCAGACCGCTGAACCGCACACCGTCCTCGCCGTTCCGGCCGCAGGCGGGCCGACCACCGTTCCAGAGCACCGCGTGCGACGGTCGGTCACCGAGCAGGTGGGACAGGTCGTCGGTGAAGTGCATGGCGCCCGTGCTCCGCTCGAACCCGAGCAGGCCCTGCCCGGGGACGGGCGACTGCCAGTGGACGGTCATCGGGTAGATCAGCTGGACGCCGGGTGTCCCGTCCGGACCGGGGACGTCGGTGCGCAGGGTCGAGCCGACCACGGCCTTGCTGAGGTCGTACCGCGGCGCGGCCGACACCACGGTCGTGGCCGAGGTGACCGGCGCGGTCGTTGCGGCGTCGTCCGCGGAGGCGGTGCCGGTCACGGCGATGCGGTCGCCGTTCCGCAGGTCGCCGGAGACGTCGAGCACTGCCGGGACGGCGACGGCGTGCCCCGAGGCGACGTCGCCGAGGTCACAGGTGAGCCGCTGGCCCTCGACGCCGGACCCGGAGCCGGTGCACGCGAGCGGGACGCCCGCCCAGCTCGTGCCCGTCGGGGCGTCGAGCACGAAGCGCTCGTGGTGCGCGGTGCCGTCGCCGGCGTTCACGGTGACGCGGTAGGTCACGGCGTCGCGGGTCCGGACCACGCCGTTCGTGGGACCCCGGTCGGAGCCGGGACCGTCCTCCGGGGTGAAGGGGCCGTGGCCGTCGGCGGCGACCTCGACGGCCAGGCCGATCACCGACTCCGGCGCGGTCACGGCAGCGGCAGCACCGGTCGGACCGAGCAGGACCGAGGGGACCGCCAGGGTGAGCGCCCCCAGGGCACCGGCCGTACGGCGGGACCGAGCGCGACGGACCGACGGCGCACGACGAGCGGACGGAGGACGCGGGGTGGGCGAGGGGTGGCGTTCGGGTGACGGGCGTCGAGACATGGCGCTCCTCGATCGGGATCAGGGTGGACGACGGACGCCCCACCTTGTGACCGTGAGGACCGCAGCGTCGAACACTCTGCATGTCACATACACGCAGTCCCGCTCAGAGCTTGAACGTCGCCTTCGGTATGTCCGACACGATCCGCCGTGCGGTGTGCACCGCGTCCTCCTCGCTGAGCTGGTGCGTCACCACGAGCGACGCCAGGTACGCCGCGTCCGCCCGACGGGCCATGTCGTGCCGCGCGGGGATCGAGCAGTAGGCCCGGGTGTCGTCGATGAACCCGGAGGTCTTCGTGAACCCGGCGGAGTCCGTGACCGCCGCCCGGTAGCGTCCGATCGCCGCCGGGGTGTCGATGAACCACCACGGGGCTCCCGCGTACACCGCCGGGTAGAAGCCGGCGAGCGGCCCGATCTCCCGCGAGAACACCGTCTCGTCCACCGTGAAGAGCACGAGGTGGAAGCCCGGTGCGGTCCCGAACGCCTCGAGCAGCGGGCGGAGCGGCTCGGTGAACGACCCCACGCTCGGCAGGTCGTGCCCGGTGTCCGGGCCGAAGCGCTCGAGCGTCGGCGTGTGGTGGTTCCGGAGCACACCCGGGTGCAGCTGCATGACGAGGCCGTCCTCGACGCTCATCTCGGCCCACCGGAAGAGCATGTCGTGGCGGTAGGCGACGGCCTCGGCCGCGGTGACACCCGACGGTCTCCGCATCGCCGCCGCGTGGATGCGCGCGCGCTCCGTCGCGGACAGCGGCGTCGACCCCGCGTCGAGCACCCCGGTGTCGGTCGCGGTCGCCCCGTGCTCGATGAAGTACCGACGCCGGTCCCGCAGCGCTGCCAGCAGCCCGTCGTGCGTACCCGTGTCGATGCCGGACGCCTCGCCGATCGACGCGACCACGTGCCTCCAGTCCGGACGCGACGGGTCGAACACGGCGTCGGCGCGGAACGTGGGGAGCACCCGCCCGCTGAAGGACGGGTCGGCGGCCAGCCGCGCGTGTGCGGCGAGGTCGTCGGCGGGACCGTCGGTGGTGGCGAGGACCTCGATGCCGAAGGAGTCGAACAGCGCGCGGGGGCGGAGTGCTGGCGTCGCCAGCGCCGCGGCGATGCGGTCGTACTGCTCGTCGGCGTTGGTGACCGACGGCTGCTCGGTCAGGCCGAAGACGTCGTGGAGCTCCGTCTCGAACCAGTACCGCACCGGCGTGCCGGCGAAGTCGTCCCAGTGCTCGGCGAGGCGGCGCCAGACCTCGCGGCCGTCGGGGAGCGGGTGCGCGCCCGATCGGTCGGGGCGTCCGAGGTCCTGCAGCCCGACGCCGTTCGCGTGCAACAGACGGAGGACGTAGTGGTCGGGCGTCACCAGCAGCGCGGCGGGGTCCGGGAAGGGCTCGTCGTCCGCGATGAGCGCCGCGTCGACGTGCCCGTGCGGCGAGATGATCGGCAGGTCGCGGACCGCGTCGTACACCGTGCGCGCGACGGTGCGGGCGCCCGGGTCGGCAGGGAACAGCCGGTCGGGGTGCGGTGCGAGCGGCGTGGTGGTGCGGGTGGAGGACATCATCGGCTCCTTCGGGCGTAGGCGGGACGGGCGAGGCGGGACGGGCGGTGAGCGGCGGGGCGGGACGGGCGGGGGCGGGCAGGGCCTGCTCGCGGTCAGCGGGGACGGACGGGCGCCGGCCCCGTGGACCCCCGGACGGTCAGGTGGGTGGGCAGCGCGACGGCGCCGGAGGCGTGCTCGCCCGGCACCTCGTCGGCGGGCAGGGCGTCCAGCCGTCCGAGCAGCATCCGGATCGCAACCCGTCCCGCACGCTCGATCGGCGAGGTCATCGTCGTCAGCGGCGGGTTGCAGAAGTCGGCACCGAAGATGTCGTCGCAGCCGACGACGCTCACGTCCTCCGGCACCCGGATGCCGCGCTCCCGGAGGCGGGTGAGCATCCCGATCGCAATGAGGTCGTTGAACGCGATGCAGGCGGTCGCACCGGCGTGCACGGCGGCATCGGCGGCTGCCGCTCCGGAGTCCACGAACGGTGCGTGCGGACCGATCCGGGCGACCCGCACACCCAGGCGCTTCGCGACGCGCACGAGCGCACGCCAGCGGCGCTCGTTCGACCACGAGCTGTCCGGGCCGGCGACGTACAGCACGTCGCGGTGCCCGAGTGAGACGAGGTGCTGGACGGCCTGCTCGACCCCGCCGGGGGTGTCGATGAGCACCGACGGCACCCCTGCCGGGCGCCGGTTCACGACGACGAGCGGCGTGCGCTCGGCGAACCGGGCGATCTGCGCGTCCGACAGGCGGGAGGCGGTGAGCACGGCACCGTCGGCCTTGCCGGCGACGGCGCTCAGTGCGGCGACCTCGGCCTCGGCGGACTCCTCGGTGTCGACGAGCAGCTGCGTCCACCCGGCGGCGGAGAGCTGGTGCTGCGTGCCCCGGATGACGTCGAAGTAGAACGGGTTCGTGATGTCGGACACCAGGACGGCGACCGCCCGGGTCCGTCCGGACGTGAGCGCCCGGGCCTGCGAGTTCGGGACGTAGCCGAGCTCGCGCGCCGCCTGCTGGATCCGCTGCTGCGTCGCGTGGTTCACGCGGTCCGGCAGCGACAGCGCGCGCGACACTGTGGACGGTGCCACCCCGGTCGCGTCGGCGATGTCCCGGATGGTCACCCGCCGCGAGGTGTCCGTGTCTGCGCTGCTCACGAGGCGAAGCTAGGCCGGGTTGGCAACAAGTGGCAACCGGTTGCCGGTTGTTGCCACGAACGGGACAGTGGTGGCACGTCGGCAGCGCAGCCGCCGTCCCGGGCACCGTCGCCCGGGGGAGATGTCGAGGAGGACACCCCCGCATGAGCACAGGAAGACGCAGGACCCGCGTCCTGGTCGGTGCCGCCGTCGTCGCCGTCGCCGCCCTCTCGCTGCAGGGCTGCGCGATCGTGGACGGCAGCGGTGACGACCCGGACACCCTCCGCGTGATGATGGGCGCGGACACGACCTACCCGAAGGAACGGGCGCAGTGGCAGCGGGAGACCGCCGCCGAGTTCGAGCGCACCACGGGCGCCGACATCCAGTGGGAGACCTACTCGACCCCGCAGGAGGAGCTCACCGCCATCCAGACCAGCGTCATCTCCGGCCAGGGTCCCGACGTGTACGCGATCGGGACGACCTTCACCCCGACGGCCTACGCCACCGGCGCGTTCGTCGAGATGGGCGCGGAGCAGTGGGACGCGGTCGGCGGCAAGGACCAGTTCGCACCGGCGTCGCTCGGCATCTCCGGACCGAGCACCTCGAAGCAGATCGGGATCCCCTTCGCCAGTCGGCCGTTCGTGATGGCCGTCAACACCGACCTCCTCGCACGCGCCGGGATCACCGACCTGCCGACCACCTGGGACCAGCTCACCGAGGACGCCCGGAAGACCACCGGTGACGGCACCTACGGCATGGCGATCGCCTACGCCGACGGCTTCGACCCGTGGAAGTTCGTGTGGGGCATGGCGCAGAACGCCGGCAACACGGTCGTCGACGGCGGGAAGGCCGAGATCGATGCTCCCGCGGTCGAGCAGGCCTACCGCACCTACTTCGACTGGGTGACGAAGGACGGCGTGGTCGACCCGGCGGCGATCGGCTGGAACAACCCGCAGGCCCTCGCGCAGTTCGCCGACGGCAAGGCCGCGTTCTTCCCGATGACGACGACGACGTCGCTCAACTCGCTGAAGGGCTCCGCGGTCGACGGCAAGTACGAGTACGCACTGCTGCCGACCGTGCCGCCGGGTGCGACCGAGCGCCCCGCCGACGGCATCGAGGCGGCGAGCATCCTGTCCGGGGACAACCTCGTCGTCGCCGACTACGGCTCGAAGCAGGACCTGTCGTTCGCGTTCGTGAAGCAGGTGTCGTCGCCCGAGGCGCAGGAACGCTACTTCGAGCTCTTCGGGCAGCTGCCGACGAACACCGTCGCCGCCGACCGCATCGCCGAGCAGAACCCCGACCTCGCCCCGATCGTCCGCGCCGGCGAACTGTCGAAGCCCACCGCCTTCACCGGCGCATGGTCCGACATCCAGCTCGACCTCGTCGACGTCGTCGTGCAGTCGATCCCGTCGCTGAAGAGCGGCGAGGTCAGCGACGACCAGCTCCGGAAGCGCCTCGCAGCGGCGCAGCGGGACGCCCAGGCAACGCTCGACCGCCAGAAGAACGGAGGGCTGTGATGACCACCACCGAGGCCCGGCCCCGCCAGGAGACCCCGCGCGAGGTCCGCCCGCACGGGAAGACCCCGCTGTACAAGCGCGAGCGTCCGCTCTGGATGCTCCTGCCCGGCGGCGTCCTCATGCTCGCCGTCATCGTCGTCCCGCTGCTCGTCGGCGTGTACATCGCGATGCTCGACCTCGACCAGTACACCCTCCGCCAGTGGTTCAGCGCTCCCTTCGTCGGGTTCGCGAACTTCGCCGAGGCCTTCACCGACTCGCCGCTCCTGCACTCGATCTGGATCTCGGTGTCCCTGTCCGTGCTCGTCACCGCGGTCACCGTGCCGATCGGCGTCGCCGCGGCGGTCTCCACGCAGAACCGGTTCCCCGGACGCGGACTCGTCCGGTCGATCTACCTCGTGCCCTACGTGCTGCCGGCGTTCGTCGTCGGGACGTTCTTCCGCACGATGCTCCAGCCGCAGGGCGTGGTGAACACCGTGCTCGGCACCGACGTCCTCTGGTTGAACGGCTCCGCGTCGTACTGGGCGCTCGCGGGCGTCATGGTGTGGACGAGCTGGCCGTTCGTCTACCTGCTCTCGCTCGCCGGGCTGCAGGCGGTCGACAACGAGGTGCACGAGGCGGCGGCGCTGGACGGCGTGACGTGGTGGGCGAAGCTCCGCTACATCGTGTTCCCGTACCTGCGCGGCCCGCTCAGCCTGGCGGTCATCATCTCGATCCTGCACAACATCAACAACTTCACGCTGCCGTTCGTGCTGTTCGGGAACCCCCTGCCGTCGAGCGTCGAGGTGATGCCCGTCCTGACGTACATCGCGAGCTTCCAGTCGTTCCGCTTCGGCCTGTCCGCGGCGATGGCGATCTGCTCCCTGGTGATCGTCGCGATCCCGCTCTTCGTCTACCTGCGGGCCGTCCGGCTCGACACCGGCGACGACGCGGGCCCCACCCGGAAGCAGCGCCGCGCCGACCGCGCCGTGCTCGCCGCCCCGGCCGCCGCCGACATCGAGGGAGCCCGCGCATGAGCGCCTTCAGCCAGATCCGCACCCGTCCGACCGCGACGCTCACCGAGAGCATCACCGCCGGCGGCGCGAGGCGTCCGAAGCGTCCGTACGACACCGACGTCACCCGGCTGCTGCCCCGGTGGCTGCTGGTCACCGTGATCGTGCTCCTGGTCGCGTTCATCGCCGTCCCGGTGCTGTACATCCTGTTCGGCTCGGTGAACTCCGACGTCGCGGTCGCCCGCGGCGAGTACTTCCCGTCCGAGTTCACGCTGTCGAACTACGCCGCGATCTGGGACACGGTGGCGCTCGGCCAGGGGCTGGTGAACTCGCTGCTCACCGCGGGTGCGGTCGCCGTCGCGAGTGCCGCGCTCGCCGTGTCCACCGCGTACGTGCTCGTCCGGTTCCGGTTCCTCGGCCGCCTGACGATCCTGCGCGGGCTCCTCGCCCTGCAGTCGATCCCCGGAACCCTGCTGCTCCTGCCCGTCTTCGTCGTGTTCGCCAACATCGCCAGCGCGACCGGCGTGCAGGTGATCGGGACCCGCTGGGGCCTCTTCGTCACCTACCTGACCTTCGCCCTGCCGTTCTCGACGTGGGTGATGGTCACGTACCTGCGCGGCCTGCCGAAGGAGCTCGAGGAGGCGGCCCGCATCGACGGCGCCTCGAGCACCCGCATCCTGCGGAGCGTCGTCCTGCCGCTCTCGTGGCCGGGCATCGTCGTCTCGGCGATCTTCGCCTTCCTGCTCGGCTGGAACGACGTGCTCTTCAGCACGATCATGACGACCCCGAACACCCGCACGGTCGCCGTGGTGCTGCAGGTGCTCGGCACCGCCCAGGAGGGCGGCGCCGTCCCGATCTACGGCCAGATGATGGCCGCCTCGATCGTCTGTGCGGTGCCGGTCGTCGCGCTCTACCTGGTCTTCCAGCGCTACCTGGTCGGCGGGCTGACCGCCGGCTCCGTCAAGTAGCGAACGCAACCAGACGACGGACGGGAGGCGCGGTGCCGGCCCGCCCCGCGCCTCCCGTCCGGTCTCATGAAGGGAATGCAATGACCGACCAGCCAACGTGGGAGCTCTCCGGCTTCGGCGACGAGATCGACGCCGACCCGGTCGTCCAGGTCGCGGTGCTGCAGGCGCTCGGCGCCAGCGCGATCGAGGTGCGGAGCGCCTGGGGAACGAACGTCATCGACCTCGACGACGACCAGCTCGCCGGCCTCCACCGCCTGTTCGAGGAGCGCGGACAGACCGTCTCCGCCATCGCCTCGCCGATCGGCAAGGTCGTCGTCGACCGGCCCGTCGAGCACGAGGTCGAGCGGCTCGGCCGCGCGATCGCCGCCGCGCACGCCCTCGGCACGACGAACATCCGGATCTTCTCGTTCTACTTCGACGGCCGCACCGCGGACGAGGTGCGCGACGACGTCATGGTCCGGATGCGTGCGCTCGCCGACCTCGCCGAGCGCGAGGGCGTCACCCTGCTGCACGAGAACGAGAAGGACATCTACGGCGACGTGCCCGAGCGCGTGCTCGACATCGTCGAGAGCGTCGGGTCGAGCGCGCTCCGGCTCGCCTGGGACAACGCGAACTACGTGCAGTGCGGCGTGGCGCCGTTCACCGACGGATGGGCGCAGCTCGCACCGTACGTCGACTACCTGCAGGTCAAGGACGCCCTCGCCGCCGACGCCTCCGTGGTCCCGGCGGGGGAGGGCGACGGGGAACTCCTCGAGACCCTCACCGCGCTCCGCGACGCCGGGTACTCCGGGTACGCCTCCCTCGAGCCGCACCTCAGCGACTTCACCTCACTCGGCGGGTTCTCCGGCCCCGCGGCCTTCGGCCGTGCCGGACGGGCCTTCCGCTCCCTCACCGACCAGATCGGAGTCACCCTGCGATGAGCACCCCCCTGAAGTTGGCCGTCGTCGGCGCCGGCGTCATCGGACGCCACCACGCACGCGTCGCCGTGCAGCACCCGGACCTGCAGGTCGTCGCCCTCGTGGACGCGGTCCCGGCGGCCGCCACCGGCGCCGCCGACGAGCTCGAGGCCGCAGGCGCCGACCGCCCGATCACCACCGCGACCATCGAGGAGGCGATCGCGCAGACCGACATCGACGTCGTCGCGATCTGCTCACCCTCCGGCATGCACGTCCAGCTGGCCGAGGCGGCGCTCGCCGCCGGCAAGCACGTCGTCATCGAGAAGCCGCTCGACACCACGATGCCCCGGGCCCGGCAGATCGCGGCGCTCGCGGCGGACGCCCGATCGCGGGGGCTCGTCACGAGCGTGATCAGCCAACACCGCTTCGACCCGGCGTCGGTCGCCGTCGCGGGGGCCGCGCACGGCGGCGACTTCGGCACGGTGACCTCCGGTGTCGCCAGTGTCGCCTGGTACCGCTCGCAGGGCTACTACGACTCGGGTGACTGGCGCGGCACCTGGGCGCTCGACGGTGGCGGCGCGGTGATGAACCAGGGCGTGCACACCGTCGACCTGCTCGTCTGGGCGCTCGGCCGTCCGGAGGAGATCTCGGCGCAGGTCGGGCTCCTGGCGCACGACCGCATCGAGGTCGAGGACACCGCGGTCGCCACCGTCCGGTTCCGGAACGGTGCCCTCGGGGTGGTCCACTGCACGACCGCCGCGTACCCGGGACTCTCGGCGCGCTACGCGGTGTACGGCACGCACGGCTCGGCGATCGTCGACGACGACCGGCTCGCGTACTTCCACGTCGCACCGGACGCCACGACGCTGGAGTCG from Curtobacterium sp. SGAir0471 encodes:
- a CDS encoding SdrD B-like domain-containing protein, with the protein product MSRRPSPERHPSPTPRPPSARRAPSVRRARSRRTAGALGALTLAVPSVLLGPTGAAAAVTAPESVIGLAVEVAADGHGPFTPEDGPGSDRGPTNGVVRTRDAVTYRVTVNAGDGTAHHERFVLDAPTGTSWAGVPLACTGSGSGVEGQRLTCDLGDVASGHAVAVPAVLDVSGDLRNGDRIAVTGTASADDAATTAPVTSATTVVSAAPRYDLSKAVVGSTLRTDVPGPDGTPGVQLIYPMTVHWQSPVPGQGLLGFERSTGAMHFTDDLSHLLGDRPSHAVLWNGGRPACGRNGEDGVRFSGLPGGRGGGDRAVADSGTITCTQAEPGGDVDVAIDGAVTDAARMPGRNIGGGPISGGAKPYVVSGWIALWMPTPSAPTSVESVNTFTPLQTTSVGGTPNFPGGTEPTADNSARRNLVELGPGTAGKRLWRLGSDGTSVAAGSAKDGDPWATAGTRLRSDVTMSNPGLAPFRNAALCDTFDRRTQRLTAVGGRAPAWTSGFAPAHVQYAAYDMVSPAAGQVRTCDDGDGPWYDDPADVPGGIAAVGAVRVTGDLPGGASAGLYSTVTTEWAPDGTRARDFGHARFGDHQPGWVHDQQDPEHAAGGLADSVVLTEDLVRVGKVVVDPGHDAADTPDLTSAVVPGNTVDYALRPTLTNGFADGHPTTVTVRDVLPAHTSYVEDSASVTPEVDTVQGDDGQQHQRLTWTLHDVDPNSRIAPITYSARIDRSAPGGRVTNTVTVASPADRSDERWRTAQRGLEVVTTGGVGVEKRTPAPVVVTGDHPEWDLDVTNTDDTPISDLDLIDVLPHRGDTRGSDFHGSVGLAEPVATDPAGDEVVRYTDADPAAVSLDGADPSNQPGGATRWCAEDEFGADGCPDALAHVTAVRVERRTPVAAGDMVTHRLTLATSGEQDGDRYVNRFGLRTADLALPVQSNPSTVRVVAGAIGDRVWDDRNDDGLQDDDERGVGGVPVALSGTDDRGDEVERRTTTDEQGEYRFDGLRPGDYRVHFTAPDGTHFTEEHVGDDPALDSDAGPDGETAPVAIDRVTSATGALEGVRRDTTVDAGLVAAGAGDGGDDGGDGGDGGTGPGPGGDPGGPGSPGSPGSPEDGAGGAPGSGGDTSTGSGDAPHAAADTPTAGRLAWTGTAVGAAVALALGLLVPGLTLLLGRRRSRASSD
- the uxaC gene encoding glucuronate isomerase — translated: MSSTRTTTPLAPHPDRLFPADPGARTVARTVYDAVRDLPIISPHGHVDAALIADDEPFPDPAALLVTPDHYVLRLLHANGVGLQDLGRPDRSGAHPLPDGREVWRRLAEHWDDFAGTPVRYWFETELHDVFGLTEQPSVTNADEQYDRIAAALATPALRPRALFDSFGIEVLATTDGPADDLAAHARLAADPSFSGRVLPTFRADAVFDPSRPDWRHVVASIGEASGIDTGTHDGLLAALRDRRRYFIEHGATATDTGVLDAGSTPLSATERARIHAAAMRRPSGVTAAEAVAYRHDMLFRWAEMSVEDGLVMQLHPGVLRNHHTPTLERFGPDTGHDLPSVGSFTEPLRPLLEAFGTAPGFHLVLFTVDETVFSREIGPLAGFYPAVYAGAPWWFIDTPAAIGRYRAAVTDSAGFTKTSGFIDDTRAYCSIPARHDMARRADAAYLASLVVTHQLSEEDAVHTARRIVSDIPKATFKL
- a CDS encoding LacI family DNA-binding transcriptional regulator; its protein translation is MSSADTDTSRRVTIRDIADATGVAPSTVSRALSLPDRVNHATQQRIQQAARELGYVPNSQARALTSGRTRAVAVLVSDITNPFYFDVIRGTQHQLSAAGWTQLLVDTEESAEAEVAALSAVAGKADGAVLTASRLSDAQIARFAERTPLVVVNRRPAGVPSVLIDTPGGVEQAVQHLVSLGHRDVLYVAGPDSSWSNERRWRALVRVAKRLGVRVARIGPHAPFVDSGAAAADAAVHAGATACIAFNDLIAIGMLTRLRERGIRVPEDVSVVGCDDIFGADFCNPPLTTMTSPIERAGRVAIRMLLGRLDALPADEVPGEHASGAVALPTHLTVRGSTGPAPVRPR
- a CDS encoding ABC transporter substrate-binding protein, with translation MSTGRRRTRVLVGAAVVAVAALSLQGCAIVDGSGDDPDTLRVMMGADTTYPKERAQWQRETAAEFERTTGADIQWETYSTPQEELTAIQTSVISGQGPDVYAIGTTFTPTAYATGAFVEMGAEQWDAVGGKDQFAPASLGISGPSTSKQIGIPFASRPFVMAVNTDLLARAGITDLPTTWDQLTEDARKTTGDGTYGMAIAYADGFDPWKFVWGMAQNAGNTVVDGGKAEIDAPAVEQAYRTYFDWVTKDGVVDPAAIGWNNPQALAQFADGKAAFFPMTTTTSLNSLKGSAVDGKYEYALLPTVPPGATERPADGIEAASILSGDNLVVADYGSKQDLSFAFVKQVSSPEAQERYFELFGQLPTNTVAADRIAEQNPDLAPIVRAGELSKPTAFTGAWSDIQLDLVDVVVQSIPSLKSGEVSDDQLRKRLAAAQRDAQATLDRQKNGGL
- a CDS encoding carbohydrate ABC transporter permease; this encodes MTTTEARPRQETPREVRPHGKTPLYKRERPLWMLLPGGVLMLAVIVVPLLVGVYIAMLDLDQYTLRQWFSAPFVGFANFAEAFTDSPLLHSIWISVSLSVLVTAVTVPIGVAAAVSTQNRFPGRGLVRSIYLVPYVLPAFVVGTFFRTMLQPQGVVNTVLGTDVLWLNGSASYWALAGVMVWTSWPFVYLLSLAGLQAVDNEVHEAAALDGVTWWAKLRYIVFPYLRGPLSLAVIISILHNINNFTLPFVLFGNPLPSSVEVMPVLTYIASFQSFRFGLSAAMAICSLVIVAIPLFVYLRAVRLDTGDDAGPTRKQRRADRAVLAAPAAADIEGARA
- a CDS encoding carbohydrate ABC transporter permease — encoded protein: MSAFSQIRTRPTATLTESITAGGARRPKRPYDTDVTRLLPRWLLVTVIVLLVAFIAVPVLYILFGSVNSDVAVARGEYFPSEFTLSNYAAIWDTVALGQGLVNSLLTAGAVAVASAALAVSTAYVLVRFRFLGRLTILRGLLALQSIPGTLLLLPVFVVFANIASATGVQVIGTRWGLFVTYLTFALPFSTWVMVTYLRGLPKELEEAARIDGASSTRILRSVVLPLSWPGIVVSAIFAFLLGWNDVLFSTIMTTPNTRTVAVVLQVLGTAQEGGAVPIYGQMMAASIVCAVPVVALYLVFQRYLVGGLTAGSVK
- a CDS encoding sugar phosphate isomerase/epimerase family protein, which encodes MTDQPTWELSGFGDEIDADPVVQVAVLQALGASAIEVRSAWGTNVIDLDDDQLAGLHRLFEERGQTVSAIASPIGKVVVDRPVEHEVERLGRAIAAAHALGTTNIRIFSFYFDGRTADEVRDDVMVRMRALADLAEREGVTLLHENEKDIYGDVPERVLDIVESVGSSALRLAWDNANYVQCGVAPFTDGWAQLAPYVDYLQVKDALAADASVVPAGEGDGELLETLTALRDAGYSGYASLEPHLSDFTSLGGFSGPAAFGRAGRAFRSLTDQIGVTLR
- a CDS encoding Gfo/Idh/MocA family protein, producing the protein MSTPLKLAVVGAGVIGRHHARVAVQHPDLQVVALVDAVPAAATGAADELEAAGADRPITTATIEEAIAQTDIDVVAICSPSGMHVQLAEAALAAGKHVVIEKPLDTTMPRARQIAALAADARSRGLVTSVISQHRFDPASVAVAGAAHGGDFGTVTSGVASVAWYRSQGYYDSGDWRGTWALDGGGAVMNQGVHTVDLLVWALGRPEEISAQVGLLAHDRIEVEDTAVATVRFRNGALGVVHCTTAAYPGLSARYAVYGTHGSAIVDDDRLAYFHVAPDATTLESASTTANATAVADAVDQKHDVVPPEHVVGGPAEPDHFAAGHARQYTDVVAAIREGRDPGVTVDDALVSLATVRGLYVSATLGRPVRIDDVIEGEYDDVEPVVAAPSTAAVTEGANR